AGTGCATTGCAGAAGTCGGCCGCCGCCGCATGGAAGCCGGGCCCGGCGATCGAGCTGTCGGCACTTCCCTTCAGCATCTGCGCCTCCTCGTCCGGATGGAAAACCAGATCGCCCTCCGGACAGAAATGAACGGCGATGTCCTCCTCGCGCCGCTTGATGCCGCAGCCGCGCTGCGCGGCCAGGGCCTCCATGCGGGAGACGATTTTCGGGAGATTGAACTTGCCTGCGAAACACAGCAGCCGGCGCGGAGTCATGGAAACACAAAAACCGACATTCATCTGGTCCTCCTTTCCATCATCGTAAGGCGACGGAAGTTACAATAACGCCATTCCGCCGGCTTTACAAGCGGCCCGCCGGAAAAGATGCCGCCGCCTGCGGTCTCCTGCTTTCCCGAATTGCGGAATCGAAAAAACCAGCTGTACAGCCAGCCACGCTGCCGTCCGCAGTCCGGACGAAAAACGGTTCCGCAACGAGGGTAAAACATGATGACTACCTTCGCTCGCGGGAAAGAACGGCGATATAGCGTTCAACGGGATGGGATAGAGAGCGAAGTATGCAAGTGTAAGATTGCTCACGGGAAAGGACGGCCTGCCGGTCCTCCGACGCGCTGCACACTATGGAGGACATCCTTCCCCTGCGGGTACTCCTGTCTGCGCTCATCCTTTTCACTCGCTTCGCCCGTGGGAAAGGGCGGCTTGCCGGTCCTCCGACGCGCTGCGCGCTATGGAGGACATCCTTCCCCTGCGGGTACTCCTGTCTGCGCTCATCCTTTTCACTCGCTTCGCTCGCGGAAAAGGATGGCTTGCCATCCGTAGCTCGACTTCGTCGAGCGAAGGATGGTGGGCAATGACGGACTCGAACCGCCGACATTCACGGTGTAAACGTGACGCTCTAACCAACTGAGCTAATTGCCCGGTTTGACAATATATCACACATTCCGCCGCCGCGCAAGCTGACCCGGAAAAAAATCAGTAACGCGGCGTCCGAGCGGCGGTCAGAACGAAAATCGGTCCGGAACCGGCCTTGAGCAGAACCGCGGCGGCCGCCGCCAGCGTGGCGCCGGTGGTGAACACATCATCGACCAGCAGAATGCATTTCCCGCGAACCGCCTCCGGCTTGCCGACGGCGAAAACGCCGTGCGGATTCTTCCGCCGCGCCTCTTTGCTCAACCTCGCCTGATGTCTGGTCCGCTTGATCCGGATCAGCGCATTGCAGAGCGGAATCCCGAGCTCCCGCGCGACAACGCCGCCAAACAGAGCCGCCTGATTGAAGGAGCGCCGGAAATGGCGCGTGATATGCAGCGGAACCGGAACCACGAGATCGGCCCGGAAACTTTCCTCCCGCCGCATGCGTTCCGCCGCCGGGATCCCGAACGGGCGCGCCAATTCCGGATGGTTGAAAAATTTGAAGCGGTGAATGACCTGCCGCGTCAGATCGCGATACTCATAAACCGCCGCCGCCCCGACCCACGGACGCGGTTCGGCGGCAATGCAGACCGAACAGAGCGCAAGCGCCGTGTCGAGTTCGCCGCCGCAACCTCGACAACGGGTCCCTTCGATCCGGTGCATCTCCTTCTCGCACTCCGGGCAGAACCGGTTTTCCCCGCCGCCGTCGCCGCGACGGCAGACCGGGCAGGGAAACAGATTGAGCCCGGCGGAGACCTGTTTCAGCAATTCACGCACGTCCACGCTTTCCTCCCGGTTCCAGCGGCGGAAGATAGTTGCAGCGATGCACGATGCTCCGGATCATACGCGGAGAGGCGATGACCTCGATCAGGTCGAAACGGCCGGGCAGCAGCGGCTTCCCGATCACCCGGCAGTAAAACAGAGCGGCGCGGAAATTCCGGCGCATCTGCCGGAGAGAAAGATTGTCGCCCGGCCGATAGAATCCCGAACGGCGGCGCGTCTTGACTTCGACAAAGACGAGAGTCCTGCCGTCACGGGCGACGATGTCCAGTTCGCCGGAACGGATCCGCCAGTTGCGGGCCAGAATCGTGTAACCCTTTGCCAGCAGCAGACGCACCGCCGCCTCCTCGCCGCGGCGGCCGAGCACCAGGTGGGCCGCGCGGGCAAGCTTCACTGCCGCCTCCCGGGGAAATGCCGGTTCAGCAACGCCATATCGCCCGGATAGGTGACCTTGATGTTCTCCTCCGGATTATGCACCACCCGGCATGGGAAACCAGCCGCCTCCATAACACCGGCATCATCGGTAAAATCGACCTCCGGATTGGCCGCATAAGCGGCACGCAGCCGGGACAGATCGAAGACCTGCGGGGTTTCCACCCGCCACAGCCCTTCCCGGCTGACGGTTCCGGCGATCATCCCGCCTCCGTCGCTGCGCTTGAGCGTATCGGTCACAGGCTTGCCCGGAATCGCGCCGCCGCTCCGCCGCGCCTCCTCCGCCAGCGTCTCCAGCAGCGAAACCGACGCCAGCGGTCGCGCCGCGTCGTGAATGGCAACAATCCCCTCGCGCAGCGGAATCGCCGCCAGACCGGCCTGAACGGAAGCGCAGCGAAATGCGCCGCCCGCCGTCCAGACGATCGGGGCATCGGGCAAAAAGCGCTCCGCCGCCAGGCGGAATTCATCCCCGCCGCCACGCGGATGCACCACCACCAGGCAGCCCGGCGCCGCCGCCGGGAGAAAACGCCTCACGCAGTGGAGAAACAGCGGCAGGCCGTCCAGCTCCAGCAGCAGCTTGTTGCCGCCGAAACGACGGGCCGAGCCGCCCGCCACAATCACAACGGCCAGATCATCCATACAACAATCCGCACAAAGCTCAGCGCTTCTTCCGGGTCGGCATATGCGCGCATTCGCCGTGAACCGCATGCGCGGCCTCCATCATCGCCTCGCCGAGCGTCGGATGCGCATGGATCGCGCGGCCGAGCTCCTTCGCGGTGATCTCCATCAGCATGGCCGGACCAGCTTCTGCGATGAGGTCGGTCGCATGCGGCCCGATGATATGGATGCCGAGCACCTGATCGCTCTCCGCATCCGCGAGAATCTTCACGAATCCTTCGGTCTGGTTCATCGCCATCGCCTTGCCGAGTGCCGCAAACGGGAATTTGCCGACGTTGTAGGCGACTCCCTCGCTCCTGAGCTGTTCCTCGCTCTTGCCGATCGTACCGATTTCGGGAGAGGTGAAAATGCAGCCGGGGGTCAGCGCGCCGGTGAACTCCTCCGGCTTGCCGCGCAGCGTATTGACCACATTTCCGGCCGCCGCGCTTGCCCAGTGTGCGAGCATGATTCTGCCGACCGCATCGCCGATCGCATAAATGTTCGGAGCGCTGGTCCGGAAGCTGTCATCGACCTCGATAAAACCGCGCTGATCGGTTTTGACCCCGGCGGCGGGAAGATTCAGATCGGCCGTCACCGGCTTGCGTCCGATCGAAACGAGCAGATAGTCGGCTTTCAGCGTCTCATCTCCGACCTTGCCGGAGACGCCGCGGGCCGTGCATCTGATGTCCGTGAGCGGGGTTCCGTTCAGAATCCGGATGCCCTTCCCGGCCATCTGTTTCGCCAGCAGCTTCGCGCATTCGCCGTCGGTCTGCGGCAGGATCTGCGGCAGCATTTCGACGACCGTCACCTCAACGCCGAGCTCGGCGAAGAGACAGGCGAACTCACAACCGATGACCCCGCCGCCGAGAATCAGCAGGCTCTTCGGCAGTTTCGGCAGACTCAGCAGCTCCGTGGAGGTCAGAATACGGTCGCCTTTCGGGATGAATCCCGGCACCAGCGGATCAGAACCGGTCGCAATGATGAACTTGTCCGCCTCAATAACCGTGCCGGCCGCCTCCCCGGCAGCCACCATCAGCTGACGGCGCGACAGAAACTCGCCGCGGCCGCCGAACACCGTGACTCCGGCCGATTTGAGCAGAGAAGCGATCCCGTTGCGGAGTTTGCCGATGACTTCGTCCTTGCGCGCGAGCATCTTCTTCCAATCCGCCCTGACCTCGCCGGAAATCTCAACTCCGAAATCGGCGGCATGTTTCGCGGAGGCATAGACCTCCGCCCCCGCAATCAGCGTTTTGGTCGGAATGCAGCCGACATTCAGGCATGTACCGCCGAAAAACGCCTTCTCGACCAGAGCCGTTTTGAATCCGCACTGTCCGGCACGAATCGCTGCGACATACCCGCCGGGACCGGCGCCGATCACACACACATCAAACTTTTCCACGGTTCCTCACTCCCTGATGTTTTGTCTACGGAAACATACAGACAAGATAGCACATTTTTCGCGGCGTTCAAGCCGGAAACAACGGATAAAAAAAGAAACCCCGCATTCGGCCTCTGCCGTTGCGGGGTTTCTTCATGCAGACTTCCGATAATTACTTGCCGGAAACCACACCGTGATCCTTGAAGGTACGGGTCAGCGCGAACTCGCCGAGCTTGTGACCGACCATATTCTCAGTCACGAACACCGGAATGAAGCTCTTGCCGTTATGCACGTTGAACGTGTGTCCAACGAAGTCCGGGATGATCATCGAGCGGCGCGACCAGGTCTTGATCGCCACTTTCTGATTGCCCATCTTCTCAACCTTGTCGATCAGGTACTGGTCGACGAACGGGCCCTTCTTAATCGATCTGGCCATTACTTCTTCCTCCGCTCAACAATGAAGTTCTTCGAAGTCTTCTTCGGATTGCGGGTGCGCTTGCCCTTGGCCAGCTGACCCCACGGCGAAACCGGATGGCCGCCGCCGGAGGTGCGGCCTTCACCGCCGCCCATCGGGTGATCGACCGGGTTCATCGCAACGCCGCGGACATGCGGACGGAAGCCGAGGTAGCGCTTCTTGCCGGCCTTGCCCATCTTGACGTTCATGCGGTCGAGGTTGCCGATCTGACCGACCATCGCGTGACAGTTCACATGGATCATGCGGACTTCACCCGACGGCAGCTTGATCTGCGCATAGGTCTCTTCCTTGCCGCGCAGGGTCGCAACCTGGCCGGCCGAACGGGCGATTTTCGCACCGCGGCCGGGCTGCATCTCGATGCAGCAGATATTGACGCCGACCGGAATATCCTTGATCGCCAGCCAGTTGCCCGGCTTCAGCTCGGCCTTCGCACCGTTCATGACCTTGTCGCCGACCTTCAGCCCGACCGGAGCAAGGATGTAAGACTTCTCGCCGTCCGCATAGCAGATCAGGGCGATATTCGCCGAACGGTTCGGATCGTACTCGATCGAGACGACCTTGGCCGGAACGTTTTCCTTGGCGCGGATGAAATCGACCATGCGGTAACGGCGCTTGTTGCCGCCCCCGCGGAAACGGGTCGTGATCCGGCCGGCGTTATTGCGGCCGCCGGACG
This Victivallis lenta DNA region includes the following protein-coding sequences:
- a CDS encoding IspD/TarI family cytidylyltransferase, with product MDDLAVVIVAGGSARRFGGNKLLLELDGLPLFLHCVRRFLPAAAPGCLVVVHPRGGGDEFRLAAERFLPDAPIVWTAGGAFRCASVQAGLAAIPLREGIVAIHDAARPLASVSLLETLAEEARRSGGAIPGKPVTDTLKRSDGGGMIAGTVSREGLWRVETPQVFDLSRLRAAYAANPEVDFTDDAGVMEAAGFPCRVVHNPEENIKVTYPGDMALLNRHFPGRRQ
- the rpsS gene encoding 30S ribosomal protein S19, with the protein product MARSIKKGPFVDQYLIDKVEKMGNQKVAIKTWSRRSMIIPDFVGHTFNVHNGKSFIPVFVTENMVGHKLGEFALTRTFKDHGVVSGK
- the lpdA gene encoding dihydrolipoyl dehydrogenase, with the protein product MEKFDVCVIGAGPGGYVAAIRAGQCGFKTALVEKAFFGGTCLNVGCIPTKTLIAGAEVYASAKHAADFGVEISGEVRADWKKMLARKDEVIGKLRNGIASLLKSAGVTVFGGRGEFLSRRQLMVAAGEAAGTVIEADKFIIATGSDPLVPGFIPKGDRILTSTELLSLPKLPKSLLILGGGVIGCEFACLFAELGVEVTVVEMLPQILPQTDGECAKLLAKQMAGKGIRILNGTPLTDIRCTARGVSGKVGDETLKADYLLVSIGRKPVTADLNLPAAGVKTDQRGFIEVDDSFRTSAPNIYAIGDAVGRIMLAHWASAAAGNVVNTLRGKPEEFTGALTPGCIFTSPEIGTIGKSEEQLRSEGVAYNVGKFPFAALGKAMAMNQTEGFVKILADAESDQVLGIHIIGPHATDLIAEAGPAMLMEITAKELGRAIHAHPTLGEAMMEAAHAVHGECAHMPTRKKR
- a CDS encoding YraN family protein, whose protein sequence is MKLARAAHLVLGRRGEEAAVRLLLAKGYTILARNWRIRSGELDIVARDGRTLVFVEVKTRRRSGFYRPGDNLSLRQMRRNFRAALFYCRVIGKPLLPGRFDLIEVIASPRMIRSIVHRCNYLPPLEPGGKRGRA
- the rplB gene encoding 50S ribosomal protein L2, with the protein product MAVKSFNPVTPSRRHMATLDYASTITSTKPEKSLLKGKKASGGRNNAGRITTRFRGGGNKRRYRMVDFIRAKENVPAKVVSIEYDPNRSANIALICYADGEKSYILAPVGLKVGDKVMNGAKAELKPGNWLAIKDIPVGVNICCIEMQPGRGAKIARSAGQVATLRGKEETYAQIKLPSGEVRMIHVNCHAMVGQIGNLDRMNVKMGKAGKKRYLGFRPHVRGVAMNPVDHPMGGGEGRTSGGGHPVSPWGQLAKGKRTRNPKKTSKNFIVERRKK
- a CDS encoding phosphoribosyltransferase family protein, with translation MRELLKQVSAGLNLFPCPVCRRGDGGGENRFCPECEKEMHRIEGTRCRGCGGELDTALALCSVCIAAEPRPWVGAAAVYEYRDLTRQVIHRFKFFNHPELARPFGIPAAERMRREESFRADLVVPVPLHITRHFRRSFNQAALFGGVVARELGIPLCNALIRIKRTRHQARLSKEARRKNPHGVFAVGKPEAVRGKCILLVDDVFTTGATLAAAAAVLLKAGSGPIFVLTAARTPRY